One window of Equus quagga isolate Etosha38 chromosome 4, UCLA_HA_Equagga_1.0, whole genome shotgun sequence genomic DNA carries:
- the TRA2B gene encoding transformer-2 protein homolog beta isoform X2: protein MSDSGEQNYGERESRSASRSGSAHGSGKSARHTPARSRSKEDSRRSRSKSRSRSESRSRSRRSSRRHYTRSRSRSRSHRRSRSRSYSRDYRRRHSHSHSPMSTRRRHVGNRANPDPNCCLGVFGLSLYTTERDLREVFSKYGPIADVSIVYDQQSRRSRGFAFVYFENVDDAKEAKERANGMELDGRRIRVDFSITKRPHTPTPGIYMGRPTYGSSRRRDYYDRGYDRGYDDRDYYSRSYRGGGGGGGGWRAAQDRDQIYRRRSPSPYYSRGGYRSRSRSRSYSPRRY, encoded by the exons GAATCCCGTTCTGCTTCCAGAAGTGGAAGTGCTCATGGATCTGGGAAATCTGCAAGGCATACCCCTGCAAGGTCTCGCTCCAAGGAAGATTCCAGGCGTTCCAGATCAAAGTCCAGGTCCAGATCTGAATCTAG GTCTAGATCCAGAAGAAGTTCTCGGAGGCATTACACAAGGTCACGATCTCGATCCCGCTCTCATAGACGATCCCGTAGCAGATCCTACAGTCGAGATTATCGAAGACGGCATAGCCACAGTCATTCTCCCATGTCTACTCGAAGGCGTCATGTCGGGAATCGG GCAAATCCTGATCCCAACTGTTGTCTTGGAGTATTTGGATTGAGCTTGTACACTACAGAAAGAGATCTAAGAGAAGTGTTCTCTAAATATGGCCCGATTGCTGATGTGTCTATTGTATATGACCAGCAGTCTAGACGTTCAAGAGGATTtgcctttgtatattttgaaaatgtagatgATGCCAAGGAA GCAAAAGAGCGTGCCAATGGAATGGAGCTTGATGGACGTAGGATCAGAGTTGATTTCTCTATAACAAAAAGACCACATACCCCTACACCAGGAATTTACATGGGGAGACCTACCTA tGGCAGCTCACGCCGTCGGGATTACTACGACAGAGGATATGATCGAGGCTATGATGATCGGGACTATTATAGCAGATCATACAG aggaggtggtgggggaggaggaggatggagagctGCTCAAGACAGAGATCAAATTTACAG AAGGCGGTCACCTTCTCCTTACTATAGTCGTGGAGGATACAGATCACGTTCCAGATCTCGATCATACTCGCCTC gtCGCTATTAA
- the TRA2B gene encoding transformer-2 protein homolog beta isoform X1, translating into MSDSGEQNYGERESRSASRSGSAHGSGKSARHTPARSRSKEDSRRSRSKSRSRSESRSRSRRSSRRHYTRSRSRSRSHRRSRSRSYSRDYRRRHSHSHSPMSTRRRHVGNRANPDPNCCLGVFGLSLYTTERDLREVFSKYGPIADVSIVYDQQSRRSRGFAFVYFENVDDAKEAKERANGMELDGRRIRVDFSITKRPHTPTPGIYMGRPTYGSSRRRDYYDRGYDRGYDDRDYYSRSYRGGGGGGGGWRAAQDRDQIYRRSPSPYYSRGGYRSRSRSRSYSPRRY; encoded by the exons GAATCCCGTTCTGCTTCCAGAAGTGGAAGTGCTCATGGATCTGGGAAATCTGCAAGGCATACCCCTGCAAGGTCTCGCTCCAAGGAAGATTCCAGGCGTTCCAGATCAAAGTCCAGGTCCAGATCTGAATCTAG GTCTAGATCCAGAAGAAGTTCTCGGAGGCATTACACAAGGTCACGATCTCGATCCCGCTCTCATAGACGATCCCGTAGCAGATCCTACAGTCGAGATTATCGAAGACGGCATAGCCACAGTCATTCTCCCATGTCTACTCGAAGGCGTCATGTCGGGAATCGG GCAAATCCTGATCCCAACTGTTGTCTTGGAGTATTTGGATTGAGCTTGTACACTACAGAAAGAGATCTAAGAGAAGTGTTCTCTAAATATGGCCCGATTGCTGATGTGTCTATTGTATATGACCAGCAGTCTAGACGTTCAAGAGGATTtgcctttgtatattttgaaaatgtagatgATGCCAAGGAA GCAAAAGAGCGTGCCAATGGAATGGAGCTTGATGGACGTAGGATCAGAGTTGATTTCTCTATAACAAAAAGACCACATACCCCTACACCAGGAATTTACATGGGGAGACCTACCTA tGGCAGCTCACGCCGTCGGGATTACTACGACAGAGGATATGATCGAGGCTATGATGATCGGGACTATTATAGCAGATCATACAG aggaggtggtgggggaggaggaggatggagagctGCTCAAGACAGAGATCAAATTTACAG GCGGTCACCTTCTCCTTACTATAGTCGTGGAGGATACAGATCACGTTCCAGATCTCGATCATACTCGCCTC gtCGCTATTAA